The proteins below are encoded in one region of Candidatus Planktophila lacus:
- a CDS encoding dihydroorotate dehydrogenase encodes MTLINGENFDFSTTLGNAYFASPIFTASGCASSGKELAQFFPLNQIGAVVTKSVMNKPRHGRPTPRMAETPSGMLNSIGLQGPGIDAFLANDVPWLVEEKARVIVSIAGETIEEYATLARKVRSVAGISALEVNISCPNVENRGLVFACDPEASRRVIDGVRRIIGGDLPIIAKLSPDVTDLPSIAAGVIESGADALALINTVLGMVINVDSMRPHLGGKTGGLSGPAIRPVAVRAIYQVHQALPNVPILGMGGVTTGRDAFELILAGASGVSVGTASFGNPHALIDIQNQLQQILIDKGFKSLKSAIGYAHRTDVP; translated from the coding sequence ATGACCTTAATTAATGGAGAAAACTTCGACTTTTCGACAACTCTTGGAAATGCTTATTTCGCGTCGCCTATTTTTACCGCGAGTGGTTGTGCCAGTTCAGGTAAAGAATTGGCCCAGTTCTTTCCACTAAACCAGATCGGTGCGGTCGTAACGAAGTCGGTCATGAATAAACCGCGTCACGGGCGACCAACGCCGCGTATGGCCGAGACTCCTTCAGGAATGCTTAACTCAATCGGTTTACAAGGTCCAGGAATTGATGCTTTTCTTGCCAATGACGTTCCATGGCTCGTTGAAGAAAAGGCGCGAGTGATTGTTTCGATCGCGGGAGAAACAATTGAAGAGTATGCAACCTTGGCGCGCAAGGTTCGCTCAGTTGCAGGGATCAGCGCTTTGGAAGTAAATATCTCTTGTCCAAATGTTGAAAATCGCGGTTTAGTCTTTGCCTGCGATCCGGAAGCTTCACGCCGCGTTATCGACGGTGTGCGCAGAATTATTGGGGGAGACCTTCCGATCATCGCAAAGCTATCTCCAGATGTAACTGACCTTCCATCGATTGCAGCAGGAGTTATTGAATCCGGAGCGGATGCACTTGCTTTGATCAACACCGTTCTTGGAATGGTTATCAACGTTGACTCCATGCGTCCGCACCTCGGTGGAAAAACAGGCGGTCTATCTGGTCCAGCGATTCGTCCAGTGGCGGTCCGCGCTATTTATCAGGTACATCAAGCGCTGCCGAACGTTCCAATTCTAGGAATGGGTGGCGTAACAACCGGGCGCGATGCCTTTGAACTAATCCTTGCTGGTGCATCTGGAGTTTCCGTAGGAACAGCAAGTTTTGGAAATCCACATGCGCTTATTGATATTCAAAACCAGTTGCAACAGATTTTGATAGATAAGGGTTTTAAATCTTTGAAATCTGCCATCGGGTACGCACACAGAACGGATGTGCCATGA
- a CDS encoding dihydroorotate dehydrogenase electron transfer subunit codes for MTSINRGATHAFATVLSNKRVGQYHQILLGVGDLVKVCKPGNFVAIKVGGDSSRMILRRAFAISRVAESTSFGGTMELIAAPHGSGSQWLCSQPEGSEIDIVAPLGTAFGIPTSPVNALLVGGGYGSAPLFGLAEVLKSRGCKVDMLLGASTGGKIYAPMEGKRSVNSLKIYTEDGTMGQTGRVTEPIVDLIKAGSVDVIYSCGPMGMLSAISKLTEGTDVVHQCAVEEAMACGIGICMTCVLPVKGSDGQVSMLRSCIDGPVMDGADVQWHLVGQTPQVQE; via the coding sequence ATGACGTCTATAAATCGTGGTGCGACACACGCATTCGCAACAGTGCTATCAAATAAACGCGTCGGTCAATACCATCAGATACTCCTCGGTGTTGGCGACCTAGTAAAAGTTTGTAAACCGGGAAACTTTGTAGCGATCAAGGTTGGCGGAGACAGTTCACGAATGATTCTTCGTCGCGCATTCGCAATTTCACGCGTTGCAGAAAGCACTTCATTTGGTGGAACGATGGAGTTAATTGCAGCTCCTCACGGTAGCGGTTCTCAATGGTTATGTTCCCAACCAGAAGGTTCTGAAATAGATATTGTCGCGCCACTTGGAACCGCCTTCGGCATTCCTACATCTCCTGTCAACGCGCTCCTAGTTGGCGGTGGTTATGGGTCAGCGCCGCTCTTCGGGCTTGCAGAAGTTTTGAAATCTCGTGGCTGCAAGGTGGATATGTTGCTAGGTGCATCTACCGGAGGAAAGATTTACGCACCGATGGAGGGCAAGCGTTCGGTTAACTCGCTAAAGATTTATACCGAAGATGGAACCATGGGTCAGACGGGAAGAGTTACCGAGCCAATCGTTGATTTGATAAAGGCTGGCAGCGTTGACGTCATTTATTCATGTGGCCCTATGGGAATGCTATCTGCCATATCTAAACTCACCGAAGGAACCGATGTTGTTCATCAGTGCGCGGTTGAAGAAGCGATGGCTTGTGGCATTGGTATTTGCATGACCTGTGTCTTGCCGGTAAAGGGCAGCGATGGACAAGTTTCCATGTTGCGTTCTTGTATTGATGGTCCGGTAATGGATGGCGCTGACGTGCAATGGCACTTGGTTGGACAGACTCCGCAGGTGCAGGAATGA
- the carB gene encoding carbamoyl-phosphate synthase large subunit, translated as MPRDTSIKSVLVIGSGPIVIGQACEFDYSGTQACRVLRAEGIRVVLVNSNPATIMTDPEFADATYIEPITPEFIERIIAKERPDAVLATLGGQTALNAAIGLHKAGTLQRYGAQLIGADVDAIERGENREIFRTIVEKIGGESAKSIICHTMEEVIAGAAILNYPVVVRPSFTMGGLGSGIAFEEESLRQIAGAGLRHSPTTEVLLEESILGWKEYELEVMRDKSDNVVIVCSIENIDPMGVHTGDSITVAPALTLTDVEFQKLRNLSIDIIREVGVATGGCNIQFAVNPDNGRIIVIEMNPRVSRSSALASKATGFPIAKIATKLAIGYTLDEIKNDITQVTPASFEPTLDYIVVKAPRFAFEKFADADPRLTTTMKSVGEAMAIGRSFPEALMKALRSLERKEAIFTFPSDISKIDLPHLLRAMVIPTEYRLQQVQLALWAGAKMEDVFAATKIDCWFLHQLQLINERAREIAQPGEISEEFLRSAKEMGFSDLQIAALRGVTDEDIRKARYHLGVRPVYKTVDTCAAEFEAFTPYHYSSYEEETEVRPRTKPAVIILGSGPNRIGQGIEFDYSCVHASFTLREAGFETVMINCNPETVSTDYDTSDRLYFEPLTLEDVLEVVHAETLAGPVLGVITQLGGQTPLGLAAGLKAAGVTILGTSPEAINLAEERGAFGQVLAEQSLLAPEFGMAASQQEAQSIATRIGYPVLVRPSFVLGGRGMEIVYDDAALAGFISRATDITPDHPVLVDRFLDSAIELDVDALFDGEELFLGGIMEHIEEAGIHSGDSACVLPAMTITPSQQKAIREATIKIAQGVGVLGLINIQFAMADEILYVLEANPRASRTVPFVSKATGVALAKAAARISMGTKISELRSEGLLPASGDGVAKGISVKEAVLPWNRFRRTDGRGVDAVLGPEMRSTGEVMGIAETFGESYAKSQISAFGPLPKTGSVFVSLADKDKEAGLAPARALLQLGFKLIATGGTADFFAVNNILAQKVRKNSEGTGPLGEKTIVELLNSGEIDLVINTPVGRGTRADGWAIRTAAVQRSIPCITTTAGFSAAVEGIKALQRGELSVLPIQEWLKK; from the coding sequence ATGCCGCGCGATACCTCAATCAAGAGCGTACTAGTAATTGGTTCCGGACCAATTGTTATTGGACAGGCCTGCGAATTTGATTATTCAGGAACTCAAGCTTGTCGCGTGCTGCGCGCCGAAGGTATCCGCGTTGTCCTAGTTAACTCGAATCCGGCAACGATCATGACCGATCCTGAGTTTGCCGATGCGACGTATATCGAACCAATCACCCCAGAATTTATCGAACGCATTATTGCTAAAGAACGCCCTGACGCTGTTCTTGCAACGCTCGGCGGACAAACAGCTCTTAATGCAGCAATCGGTCTTCATAAGGCCGGGACGCTGCAACGTTACGGTGCACAGTTAATCGGCGCCGATGTCGATGCGATTGAACGCGGTGAAAATCGTGAAATCTTCCGCACTATCGTTGAGAAAATTGGGGGAGAGTCGGCTAAGTCGATCATCTGTCACACGATGGAAGAGGTAATTGCAGGCGCTGCAATTCTCAATTATCCGGTTGTTGTACGTCCTTCTTTTACGATGGGTGGACTCGGATCTGGAATCGCATTCGAAGAGGAAAGTTTGCGGCAGATTGCAGGCGCTGGTCTTCGCCATAGCCCAACCACTGAAGTTCTCCTTGAAGAATCAATCCTTGGCTGGAAAGAGTACGAACTCGAAGTAATGCGCGATAAGTCAGATAACGTGGTTATCGTCTGTAGCATCGAGAATATCGACCCGATGGGCGTTCACACTGGTGATTCGATAACTGTGGCTCCAGCACTAACTCTGACAGATGTCGAGTTTCAAAAACTGCGTAATCTTTCGATAGATATTATTCGCGAAGTTGGCGTCGCAACTGGTGGTTGCAATATCCAATTCGCGGTTAATCCAGATAACGGTCGCATTATTGTGATTGAGATGAACCCACGCGTTTCAAGGTCAAGCGCTCTTGCATCTAAGGCAACAGGTTTTCCTATCGCCAAGATCGCAACTAAATTGGCGATTGGTTACACCCTCGATGAAATTAAAAATGACATAACCCAAGTTACGCCGGCTTCTTTTGAGCCAACCCTTGATTACATAGTCGTTAAAGCTCCTCGTTTTGCTTTTGAAAAATTTGCGGATGCCGACCCGCGACTAACTACGACGATGAAGAGCGTTGGCGAAGCGATGGCCATTGGTCGCTCTTTCCCAGAAGCTTTAATGAAAGCCTTACGATCCCTAGAACGTAAAGAAGCGATCTTCACATTCCCGAGTGATATTTCTAAGATCGATCTTCCACATCTGCTAAGGGCGATGGTTATTCCAACCGAATACCGTCTTCAGCAAGTGCAGCTCGCGCTTTGGGCGGGCGCTAAAATGGAGGATGTATTTGCTGCGACCAAGATTGATTGCTGGTTCTTACATCAACTACAACTGATTAATGAACGAGCACGTGAGATCGCACAGCCTGGCGAAATTAGCGAAGAGTTCTTACGTAGCGCTAAAGAGATGGGCTTCTCCGATCTCCAAATCGCGGCGCTGCGTGGCGTGACAGATGAAGATATTCGCAAGGCTCGTTACCACTTAGGCGTCAGACCGGTTTACAAGACTGTTGACACTTGTGCTGCTGAGTTTGAAGCTTTTACCCCGTATCACTATTCAAGTTATGAAGAAGAGACCGAAGTTCGACCACGCACCAAACCAGCGGTAATCATCTTAGGTAGCGGGCCCAACCGAATTGGCCAAGGAATTGAATTCGATTATTCATGCGTACACGCATCATTTACATTACGTGAAGCGGGCTTTGAAACTGTAATGATCAACTGCAATCCAGAGACAGTTTCGACTGATTACGACACATCAGATCGCCTGTACTTTGAACCTCTAACTTTGGAAGATGTTTTAGAGGTTGTTCATGCTGAAACGCTGGCCGGTCCTGTCCTTGGCGTGATTACTCAATTAGGCGGGCAGACTCCTCTTGGGCTAGCGGCAGGTTTAAAAGCGGCAGGCGTAACTATTCTTGGAACATCACCAGAGGCGATCAACTTGGCAGAAGAACGCGGCGCATTTGGTCAAGTTCTTGCAGAACAATCACTGCTTGCTCCAGAATTTGGAATGGCTGCTTCTCAACAAGAGGCTCAATCCATCGCTACACGTATCGGTTATCCAGTTCTTGTGCGCCCTTCATTTGTTCTAGGTGGCCGCGGTATGGAGATTGTTTACGACGATGCAGCGCTGGCGGGCTTCATCTCAAGGGCTACCGATATAACTCCAGATCACCCTGTCTTGGTAGACCGGTTCCTAGATAGCGCTATTGAATTAGATGTTGACGCCCTCTTTGACGGTGAAGAACTCTTCCTAGGTGGCATCATGGAACACATTGAGGAAGCGGGTATTCACTCGGGAGATAGCGCTTGTGTTTTACCTGCGATGACCATTACCCCTTCGCAGCAGAAGGCAATTCGCGAAGCAACGATAAAGATCGCACAAGGTGTTGGCGTACTCGGCTTAATTAATATTCAATTCGCTATGGCTGATGAGATTCTCTATGTACTCGAAGCCAATCCGCGCGCATCGCGCACAGTTCCTTTTGTCAGTAAAGCAACCGGCGTTGCGTTAGCGAAGGCGGCGGCGCGTATTTCGATGGGCACAAAGATTTCAGAGCTGCGAAGCGAAGGTCTGCTTCCAGCAAGTGGAGATGGAGTTGCCAAGGGAATATCTGTTAAAGAAGCGGTACTTCCATGGAACCGATTCCGTCGTACTGATGGTCGGGGAGTTGATGCAGTTCTCGGGCCAGAGATGCGCTCTACCGGCGAAGTTATGGGAATAGCTGAGACATTTGGCGAGAGTTATGCCAAGAGTCAAATCTCAGCATTTGGCCCTCTACCAAAAACAGGTTCGGTATTCGTTTCACTCGCGGATAAAGATAAGGAAGCAGGTCTTGCTCCGGCGCGCGCTCTTCTGCAACTGGGTTTCAAGCTGATTGCAACTGGCGGCACCGCCGATTTCTTTGCGGTTAATAACATTCTCGCCCAGAAGGTTCGTAAGAATTCTGAAGGAACAGGTCCACTTGGTGAAAAAACTATTGTTGAACTACTCAATAGCGGTGAGATTGATCTTGTTATCAATACGCCAGTTGGTCGCGGAACGAGAGCCGACGGTTGGGCGATACGCACGGCAGCAGTTCAAAGATCTATTCCATGCATCACAACAACGGCAGGATTTAGCGCCGCTGTCGAGGGAATTAAGGCGTTGCAACGCGGTGAATTATCGGTATTGCCGATCCAAGAGTGGTTAAAGAAATAA
- the carA gene encoding glutamine-hydrolyzing carbamoyl-phosphate synthase small subunit yields MSKAYLVLDDGRIFEGKSWAAPGRTFGEAVFQTGMTGYQETLTDPSYHRQVVVMTSPHIGNTGVNSTDNESKKIWVAGFVVRNPSTLTSNWRSEKVLEAELIDQNIVGIQGIDTRALTRHLRDRGAMRVGIFSGEELSKEEMVVEVRKTSQMSGAYLSEDVSTKETYIVPAIGEKKFTVAALDLGIKGATPRALAQRGVEVHVMPYNSTLEQIMAISPDGVFLSNGPGDPSTMNDAVDLVRDILLEQIPIFGICFGHQILGRALGFETYKLQFGHRGINQPVIDKRTGKVEITAHNHGFAIKAPTEGTFNTVFGAGEVTHLGLNDGVVEGLQLLERGAFSVQYHPEAAAGPHDAAYLFDRFIELMLRYPRAKVAI; encoded by the coding sequence ATGAGTAAGGCCTACCTGGTTTTAGATGATGGACGGATCTTTGAAGGTAAATCTTGGGCCGCACCAGGAAGAACTTTCGGTGAAGCAGTTTTTCAAACTGGAATGACCGGTTACCAAGAGACTCTTACCGATCCTAGTTACCACCGACAGGTTGTGGTGATGACATCACCTCATATTGGAAATACTGGCGTTAACTCAACCGATAATGAATCAAAGAAGATTTGGGTAGCTGGTTTCGTTGTAAGGAATCCATCTACTTTAACTAGCAACTGGCGCAGTGAGAAAGTTCTGGAAGCAGAGTTAATCGATCAGAATATTGTAGGAATTCAGGGGATTGATACACGCGCTTTAACCCGCCATTTACGGGATCGCGGTGCGATGCGAGTTGGAATTTTCTCCGGTGAAGAGTTGAGTAAAGAAGAGATGGTTGTCGAAGTTCGTAAGACTTCTCAGATGAGCGGTGCTTACTTGAGCGAGGATGTCTCCACCAAAGAGACCTACATCGTCCCCGCAATTGGTGAAAAGAAATTTACCGTTGCAGCACTTGATCTCGGAATTAAGGGAGCAACCCCGCGCGCCCTTGCCCAACGTGGGGTAGAAGTCCATGTCATGCCTTACAACTCAACCCTTGAGCAGATCATGGCTATCTCACCGGACGGTGTTTTCTTATCCAATGGTCCAGGTGATCCCTCAACAATGAACGATGCAGTTGATCTAGTTAGAGATATTTTGCTGGAGCAGATACCGATCTTTGGAATTTGTTTTGGCCATCAAATTCTCGGCCGCGCACTTGGTTTTGAAACGTATAAATTGCAATTTGGTCACCGCGGTATCAATCAACCGGTAATTGATAAGCGAACCGGAAAGGTCGAAATCACTGCGCATAACCATGGATTCGCAATTAAAGCTCCGACAGAGGGAACCTTCAATACCGTATTTGGCGCCGGCGAAGTAACACACCTCGGCCTTAATGATGGAGTCGTTGAGGGTTTGCAACTACTAGAACGCGGTGCATTTAGCGTTCAGTATCACCCTGAAGCAGCAGCTGGCCCGCATGATGCTGCTTACTTATTTGATCGCTTCATTGAGTTAATGCTGCGCTATCCACGAGCAAAGGTGGCGATCTAA
- a CDS encoding dihydroorotase: MSASNSNYLLSGLTLPDGTTSDIQIADGVITAVGKSLPKQSADQVIDFKGSVVLPGLVDLHTHLREPGKEDAETVLSGSMAAAKGGFVAISAMANTSPVADTAGVVEQVYALGQSAGFVDVFPIGAVTQGLNGQTLSEIGAMADSNARVRVFSDDGNCVHDPLVMRRALEYVKKFNGVIAQHAQEPALTIGSQMNEGVNSSRLGLKGWPAVAEEAIIARDVLLADHVQSRLHICHLTTAGGVDIIRWAKARGINVTAEVTPHHLLLTDDYANSYDPIFKVNPPLRTQRDVEALREGLADGTIDIVATDHAPHPAEAKECEWQEAAFGMLGLESALSIVNQTMVQTGLLNWEGVADRMSRAPSRIAGYENHGGKIEVGALAHLTVINPTQTYRVDRDLVASRSRNTPFHGMELSGVIQGTFFRGIPTYLAGQLTSIHSNGSNSEAQGGSSR; this comes from the coding sequence GTGAGCGCATCGAATTCAAACTATCTCCTTTCAGGGTTAACTCTTCCAGATGGAACAACTAGTGACATTCAGATTGCAGATGGAGTTATCACCGCAGTTGGAAAATCTCTTCCTAAGCAATCTGCTGACCAAGTTATTGACTTCAAGGGTTCGGTAGTGCTTCCTGGTTTAGTTGACCTTCATACACATTTGCGAGAACCAGGTAAGGAAGATGCTGAAACAGTTTTATCTGGTTCGATGGCAGCGGCAAAAGGTGGTTTCGTTGCGATATCTGCGATGGCCAATACCTCACCAGTTGCTGATACTGCAGGAGTCGTGGAACAGGTTTATGCACTTGGCCAGAGCGCTGGCTTTGTCGATGTTTTTCCAATTGGCGCTGTCACGCAAGGCTTAAATGGACAAACGCTCTCTGAGATCGGCGCCATGGCGGACTCAAATGCGCGAGTTCGAGTATTTAGCGATGACGGTAATTGTGTTCATGATCCATTAGTTATGCGCCGGGCTCTGGAGTATGTAAAGAAATTTAATGGCGTGATCGCCCAACATGCGCAAGAGCCAGCGCTAACAATCGGTTCGCAGATGAATGAAGGAGTTAACTCTTCTCGCTTAGGTTTGAAGGGGTGGCCAGCAGTTGCCGAAGAAGCGATTATTGCCAGAGATGTCTTACTTGCAGATCATGTCCAATCAAGGCTACATATCTGCCACCTAACAACTGCTGGTGGCGTCGACATTATTCGATGGGCAAAAGCCCGCGGAATCAATGTGACCGCAGAAGTTACGCCTCATCACTTACTTCTGACCGATGACTATGCAAATAGTTATGATCCGATTTTTAAAGTTAACCCACCGCTACGTACCCAACGAGATGTAGAAGCGCTTCGTGAAGGTTTAGCAGATGGCACTATCGATATCGTCGCAACTGATCACGCACCACATCCAGCAGAAGCGAAAGAGTGCGAGTGGCAAGAAGCTGCATTTGGAATGCTGGGCTTGGAGAGCGCGCTCTCGATCGTTAACCAAACAATGGTTCAAACCGGCCTCTTAAATTGGGAGGGCGTGGCAGATCGTATGAGCCGCGCTCCTTCTCGCATCGCAGGTTATGAAAACCATGGTGGCAAGATAGAGGTTGGCGCACTCGCACATCTGACTGTGATTAACCCGACCCAGACTTACCGCGTGGATCGCGACCTAGTTGCCTCTCGAAGTCGCAATACTCCCTTCCATGGAATGGAACTCTCTGGAGTAATTCAGGGAACTTTCTTCCGAGGTATTCCGACCTATTTGGCTGGACAACTAACATCGATACATAGCAACGGTTCAAATTCAGAAGCGCAGGGAGGTAGCTCTAGATGA
- a CDS encoding aspartate carbamoyltransferase catalytic subunit: MKHLLSINDLSKSESIAILDTAQELARVSDGPMKKLPTLRGRTIVNLFAEDSTRTRISFEAAAKRLSADVINFSAKGSSISKGESLKDTAQTLQAMGADAVIIRHGASGAAQRLADSKWMSGAVINAGDGTHEHPSQALLDAFTIRKHLAKSGEDLTGIKVVIVGDVLHSRVARSNVLLLAKLGADVTLVAPPTLLPVGVESWPCKISYDFDAALVGADAVMMLRIQLERMSEMFFPNAREYSRYFGLNGDRVKSLKPTTLVMHPGPMNRGLEITADAADGARSVIVEQVSNGVSVRMAILYMLLAGAPEGEIIGINREVGAL, from the coding sequence GTGAAGCACCTACTTTCTATAAATGATTTGAGTAAGTCTGAGTCGATTGCAATTTTGGATACGGCCCAAGAGTTGGCTCGAGTGAGTGATGGACCGATGAAGAAACTTCCTACTCTTCGCGGAAGAACAATCGTAAATCTTTTCGCCGAAGATTCCACTAGAACTCGAATCTCATTTGAAGCTGCAGCAAAGAGGCTATCTGCCGATGTAATCAACTTCTCGGCCAAGGGTTCGAGTATCAGTAAGGGTGAATCGTTAAAGGACACGGCGCAGACGCTGCAGGCGATGGGCGCAGATGCTGTCATCATCCGTCATGGCGCATCGGGTGCTGCGCAACGTTTAGCAGATTCAAAATGGATGTCTGGTGCGGTGATAAATGCAGGAGATGGAACCCACGAGCATCCAAGCCAGGCTCTGCTAGATGCTTTCACCATCCGCAAACATTTAGCGAAATCAGGTGAGGATCTCACCGGCATAAAAGTGGTGATCGTTGGAGATGTTCTGCATTCACGAGTTGCACGTTCTAATGTTTTACTACTTGCCAAACTTGGTGCGGATGTAACGTTGGTAGCGCCACCTACTTTGCTACCAGTAGGTGTTGAAAGTTGGCCATGCAAGATTTCCTATGACTTTGATGCAGCGCTGGTTGGCGCGGATGCGGTTATGATGCTTCGCATTCAACTCGAACGTATGTCTGAAATGTTCTTTCCTAATGCCCGCGAGTATTCAAGATACTTTGGTCTAAATGGTGATCGCGTTAAGAGTCTTAAACCAACAACTCTGGTTATGCACCCAGGTCCGATGAATCGTGGCTTAGAAATCACCGCAGATGCTGCAGATGGTGCTCGGTCTGTGATTGTTGAGCAGGTATCCAACGGTGTCAGCGTGAGAATGGCGATTTTATATATGCTGTTAGCTGGTGCTCCTGAAGGTGAAATTATCGGAATTAACAGAGAGGTAGGTGCTTTGTAG
- the pyrR gene encoding bifunctional pyr operon transcriptional regulator/uracil phosphoribosyltransferase PyrR → MSLALPAPDITRALTRISHEILERNSGSESITLLGIPTRGAHLAKRIADIIEAIESVPVQVGTLDITLHRDDLRMRPPRALMPTLIPPLGVEGRNVVLIDDVLFSGRTIRAALDALGEIGRPKSVQLAVLVDRGHRELPIRADFVGKNLPTSIDQSVVVHLTELDGADEVLIEGGAK, encoded by the coding sequence ATGAGCCTTGCCCTGCCTGCGCCAGATATAACGCGCGCGCTAACCCGCATCTCCCATGAAATCCTAGAACGCAACTCAGGTTCTGAATCAATCACACTTCTTGGAATTCCAACGCGCGGTGCACATTTAGCTAAGAGGATCGCCGACATTATTGAAGCGATCGAGAGCGTTCCAGTTCAAGTCGGAACTTTAGATATCACCTTGCATCGAGACGATCTTCGGATGAGACCGCCGCGCGCCTTAATGCCAACCTTGATTCCGCCGCTAGGCGTCGAAGGACGAAACGTTGTTCTCATCGATGATGTTCTCTTCTCTGGCAGAACGATTCGAGCTGCACTCGATGCTCTCGGTGAAATCGGACGCCCAAAGAGCGTGCAGTTGGCAGTTTTAGTAGATCGTGGCCATCGCGAACTTCCGATCCGTGCAGATTTCGTGGGCAAGAACCTGCCAACATCTATAGATCAGAGCGTTGTAGTTCATCTAACCGAACTCGATGGCGCTGATGAGGTCTTGATTGAAGGTGGCGCGAAGTGA
- the nusB gene encoding transcription antitermination factor NusB: MSARSKARKQSLDILFEADIRGTLPLDILASRDVTEEGPDARPIREYTREIITGVAEHRRKIDELIATYAQGWDMDRLPAVDRNIMRLALFEILWLPNLDDAIAIDEALSLAKELSTDESAGYIHGVLGRIASLKDGLAL; the protein is encoded by the coding sequence GTGTCAGCCCGCAGTAAAGCGCGTAAACAGAGTCTGGATATTCTCTTTGAGGCAGATATCCGCGGAACTCTGCCGCTTGATATTTTGGCATCTCGAGATGTTACCGAGGAAGGCCCAGATGCCCGTCCGATTCGTGAATACACCCGCGAGATAATTACTGGCGTTGCTGAGCACCGCCGAAAGATAGATGAGTTAATTGCTACCTACGCGCAAGGTTGGGATATGGATCGCTTGCCAGCGGTAGATCGAAACATTATGCGCCTTGCTCTCTTTGAAATTCTCTGGTTACCGAATTTAGATGATGCGATTGCAATAGATGAAGCGCTTTCGCTAGCTAAGGAACTTTCTACCGATGAATCTGCCGGATATATCCATGGAGTTTTGGGTCGTATCGCCTCTCTTAAAGATGGCCTCGCCCTTTAG
- the efp gene encoding elongation factor P — protein sequence MATTNDLKNGMTLDIEGQLWTVVEFQHVKPGKGPAFVRTKLKQVLTGKVVDKTFNAGVKVEVAILEKREMNFLYKEGEDFVFMDNKTFDQMNISAAIVGDAANYMLENTEAIVAINENNPLYIELPASVVLTVTYTEPGLQGDRSSGGTKPATVETGIEIQVPLFIKQDEKVLVDTRDGSYQGRAN from the coding sequence GTGGCAACAACAAATGATCTCAAAAATGGTATGACTTTAGATATTGAAGGCCAGCTATGGACGGTCGTTGAGTTTCAGCATGTGAAGCCAGGCAAAGGTCCAGCTTTTGTTCGTACAAAGTTAAAGCAAGTTCTGACCGGCAAGGTTGTCGATAAGACCTTTAATGCTGGCGTCAAAGTCGAAGTTGCTATTCTTGAAAAGCGCGAGATGAACTTCCTTTACAAAGAGGGCGAAGATTTCGTCTTTATGGATAACAAGACTTTCGATCAGATGAATATCTCAGCTGCAATCGTCGGAGATGCTGCTAATTACATGCTCGAGAATACTGAAGCGATAGTTGCTATCAATGAGAACAACCCGCTCTACATCGAACTCCCAGCATCGGTTGTACTTACCGTTACCTACACTGAGCCAGGTCTACAGGGCGATCGCTCTTCGGGTGGAACAAAGCCTGCAACGGTTGAAACTGGAATCGAGATTCAGGTCCCACTTTTCATTAAGCAGGATGAGAAGGTATTGGTAGATACTCGCGATGGGTCATACCAAGGTCGCGCTAACTAG
- the aroQ gene encoding type II 3-dehydroquinate dehydratase: protein MNVLVINGPNLARLDIRDSAIYGDMTYPQLIAHIENAAQSQGFKAEVRQSDDEATIIGWLHEAADKELPVIINPAAYTHYSYAIRDAVELVKSPVIEVHLSNPLAREEFRHTSVISGVANGTIGGFGPNSYVLALIALKALLA, encoded by the coding sequence ATGAACGTATTGGTAATCAACGGCCCAAATCTTGCGCGTTTAGATATCAGAGATTCTGCAATCTATGGCGATATGACTTACCCTCAGTTGATCGCCCACATAGAAAACGCTGCACAGTCGCAAGGTTTTAAAGCGGAAGTACGCCAAAGTGATGATGAAGCCACAATTATTGGCTGGTTACACGAGGCGGCAGATAAGGAGTTGCCGGTCATAATCAATCCAGCGGCCTATACACATTATTCATATGCAATACGCGACGCGGTTGAATTGGTGAAATCTCCAGTGATTGAAGTTCACCTCTCAAATCCATTGGCTCGCGAGGAATTCCGTCATACTTCAGTAATTTCAGGAGTAGCCAACGGAACCATCGGGGGATTTGGTCCGAACTCATATGTACTTGCACTGATCGCGCTGAAGGCGTTGCTAGCCTAA